The sequence TCACCTCGTCGCCGCGGTGCGCGGGCAGGTCGTGCATGAACAGCGCACCGGGACTGCTCTCCATGACGGCCTTGTCGACCCGGAACGGCTCGAAGGCCCGCCGCCAGCCGGGGTCGGCCTTGGTGGTGCCGGTGGTCTGCCAGCGAGTGGTGTAGATCACGTCCGCCTCGGGCAGGTCGGCCGGGTCGTGCCGCTGCGTCACCAGCGCGCCGCCGGCCGCCGCGTACTCGGCGGCCCGGTCGAGGTAGTACTGCTCCACCCCGTACCCCCGCGGAGTGCGCAGGTGCAGCTGGGTGCCGGGGTAGCGGGACAGCGCCAGGGTCAGCGCCGAGGCGGTGTTGTTGCCCTCGCCGAGGTAGAGCACTCGCAGGCCGTCGATCCGCCCGAACCGGCGCAGCAGCGTGGTGAGGTCGGTGAGGGCCTGGGTGGGGTGCTCGGCGGCGCTCATCGCGTTGATCACGGCCATCCGCCGCTGGGCGGCGAAGGCCCGCAGCTCGGCCTCGCCGCCGGCGGTCCTGGTCACCAGCACGTCGAGCATCCGGGACAGCACCGCAGTGGTGTCCTCGACCGTCTCCCCGGTGTTCTCCTGGAGGTCACCGGGGCCATAGGTGATCAGTCGGCCGCCCAGGCGCAGGGCGCCGGCCGAGAAGGCGGTGCGGGTGCGGGTGGAGGTCTTGCGGAACAGCACGCCCACCACGGCGTCGTGCAGCGGGCGGGCGTCCTCCCGGCGGCCGGCGGCGTACTCGGCACCCCGCCGCACGATGCCGTGCATCTCCTCGAAGGCGAGGTCGTCGATCGAGATCAAATGTCGGCGTAGCGGACCGGACATCTGCGGTCTCCTTCTTTGACGCGCTTGACGGGTTTGACGGGCTTGACGGTCTGGAACAGGGGTTGACGGACCCGGCGGCGTCGCCGACCGGTCGTCAGATGGTCCGCAGGCCCTGCCGCAGCACGTCGAGGCCGCGATCCAGCACGGCGGGGTCGATGGTCAGCGGCGGCAGCAGCTTGACGACCTCGTCACGGCGGCCGCACAGCTCGACGATCAACCCGTGCTCGAAGGCGTACCGCTGCAGCCGCTCGCCGCGCAGCGGGCCGACGCCGAGGTCGATGCCGAGCGCCATCCCGCACCCGCGCGTCACCAGTCCCCGTCCCCGCGCGTCCAGTTCGGCGCGGAACCGGTCCAGGCGGTCGATCGAGGCGGCGAGCCGGGCGTGGAAGAGATCCTGTCGCCACAGCTCGCAGGCCGCGGTGGCGGCGACGAAGGCCAGCTGGTTGCCGCGGAACGTCCCGGTGTGCTCGCCCGGCTCCCAGACGTCCAGCTCCCGCTTGAACAGGACCATGGAGAGCGGGAACCCGTAGCCGCTCAACGACTTGGAGAGAGTCACCACATCGGGGGTGATCCCGGCGTGCTCGAAGCAGAAGAACCGGCCGGAGCGGCCGCAGCCGGCCTGGATCTCGTCCAGGATCAGCAGGATTCCGTGCCGCTCGGTCAGCTCACGCAGGGCGCGCAGCCAGCCGGCGCTCGCCGGATAGACGCCGCCCTCCATCTGCATCGGTTCCACGATCACCGCGGCGGGCAGCTCGACGCCCGAGGAGGGGTCGGTGAGCAGCCGCTCCAGGTAGCCGATCGAGTCGAACCCGCCCTGCGGACCGTCCTCGTACGGCACGAACGTGACGTCCTGCCCGCTGACCCCGCCCGCCCGGCGGGCCC comes from Streptomyces sp. SCL15-4 and encodes:
- a CDS encoding ornithine carbamoyltransferase, with translation MSGPLRRHLISIDDLAFEEMHGIVRRGAEYAAGRREDARPLHDAVVGVLFRKTSTRTRTAFSAGALRLGGRLITYGPGDLQENTGETVEDTTAVLSRMLDVLVTRTAGGEAELRAFAAQRRMAVINAMSAAEHPTQALTDLTTLLRRFGRIDGLRVLYLGEGNNTASALTLALSRYPGTQLHLRTPRGYGVEQYYLDRAAEYAAAGGALVTQRHDPADLPEADVIYTTRWQTTGTTKADPGWRRAFEPFRVDKAVMESSPGALFMHDLPAHRGDEVTAEVLDGPASIAFEQAENKYHSARAVLEWCVGGASAGGGDA
- the ectB gene encoding diaminobutyrate--2-oxoglutarate transaminase — encoded protein: MDIAEDTPITGHESRPAPEFKIFEELESEVRLYCRTFPAVFERAKGAELFAEDGRTFVDFFCGAGTLNYGHNNDFIKARVADYLAADGLAHGLDMYTVAKRDFLTAFADTVLRPRGLDYKVQFTGPTGTDAVEAALKLARKQTGRSGLVAFTGAYHGMSRGSLAVTGSRRARRAGGVSGQDVTFVPYEDGPQGGFDSIGYLERLLTDPSSGVELPAAVIVEPMQMEGGVYPASAGWLRALRELTERHGILLILDEIQAGCGRSGRFFCFEHAGITPDVVTLSKSLSGYGFPLSMVLFKRELDVWEPGEHTGTFRGNQLAFVAATAACELWRQDLFHARLAASIDRLDRFRAELDARGRGLVTRGCGMALGIDLGVGPLRGERLQRYAFEHGLIVELCGRRDEVVKLLPPLTIDPAVLDRGLDVLRQGLRTI